CATGAGCAGGGTCTGAGGAATGGCGGCCCCGGCGAATATCCATCCGATGATCGAGCTCCGTCTGGCGGTCGGCGCCAGGTAACGGGAAAAGTCGTTTCCGGACTCGACCCAGCCGAGACCGGTCAGAGCGATCACGAACGCGAGGCCGCCCATAACCGTCTGCCAGCTCGCGCCGTGGTGGATGCTCCCCGGGTTTGCCTTGCCGACCGTGAGGATCGCCAGGATTACGTAAAGCGCGACGAACGGAATCGCCATGACCCGCAGCACCTTCAAGACCGTCGCGTACCCGAGGAACGGAAGCACCGTCTGCAGGCAGGCGGCGATGACGATGAACAGGATCTTCAGCGGTGTGCCGGGGTGATACCCCGCCTTGACGGCGAGTGCCATGGCACCGAACACCACGAGGATGAGCCCTTCGGCTTCGAATCCGACCTGGGTCAACCAGTTGAACAAGGCGATCAACCTCGAGCCGTTTGGACCGAACGGCGCTCGGTTGATCATGAAGGTGGTGGTTCCGGCCTGAGGCGACTGCAGGCTGCATATCCCGAGCAGCAGGTACGAGAGGTTGCCAACAAGAATCAGCAGGACGGCCTGCGGGAAGGTGAATCCGAATGTCATCAGCACCGCGCCGTAGACGAGGTACTCGAACTGAACGCTCGCACCCAGCCACATTCCGAACAGGTCCCTGGGCGTCGCCCACCGGTCCGCCAGAGGTATGAAATCGATCCCGCGGTGCTCGACCTTGAAGGCCTCGTCCTCCCGGCCGTACTCGTCGACGAAGTCGCCTGATGGCGTGACGCTGGTGCCCGCTGCGGTCACTCGTCCTCGACTCTCGCGGTCATTCCCCGACCCAACCCGACGAGGTCGGAGGCGAGGCCGGTGTAGCCGGCGGGGGTGAGCTCGAGGAGACGTTTTTCGGCCTCGGGCGGCAACCCGAGATTCGCGATGAACGCCCTCACGTCCTCCGCCGTCACGTGGACGCCGCGGGTCAATGCCTTGAGCTGTTCGTAAGGCTCCGGCAACCCGTACCTGCGCATCACCGTCTGGATCGGCTCGGCCAGGACCTCCCACTGCTGATCGAGCTGGGTCGCCATCACGTCGGGTGCCGGCGAAACGCGAGACATCCCCCGACGAGCCGTTCGCACCGCCAACCCCGAGTGGGCCACGGCAATTCCCATGTTGCGGATCGCCGACGAATCCGACAGGTCTCGCTGCATCCGCGATACCGCGAGCTTCGACGCGAGGTGATCGAGCAGAGCGGAAGACACGCCCGCGTTCGCTTCGGCGTTTTCGAAGTCGATCGGGTTCACCTTGTGCGGCATCGTCGACGAGCCCACCTCGCCGGCGACCGGCCGCTGCTGCAGATACCCGCGGCTGATGTACTCCCACACGTCCCTGCAGAAATCGATCAGTATCGAGTTGAAGCGAGAGATCCCCTGGAATACCTGCGCGAGTGTGTCGTGCGGCTCGATCTGGGTGGTGAGGGGGTTCCAGGCCAGCCCGAAACTCTCGACGAAAGCCCGCGACACGCCGATCCAATCCAGATCCGGGTACGCAACCTGGTCGGCGGCGTACGTACCGACCGCCCCGTTGAACTTTCCGAGCAACTCGGTGGAGCGAATTGTCTCCAGCTGCCGGTCCCACCGGTAAGCGAAGACTGCCAGTTCCTTTCCAAGGGTCGTCGGCGAGGCCGGCTGACCGTGGGTGTGGCTCGGCATCGGCAGGCTTGCGGTCGTTTCCGCTGCGGTCCAAACGTCGTCGACCAATTCCTCCGCGTCGGGCAGCCAGGCGGTCTCGAGGCCGTGGCGGAGCATCAGAGCGTGGGCAAGGTTGTTGATGTCCTCAGAGGTGCATCCGAAGTGGACGAACTCGGCTTCGGGTCCGAACCCGATGCCGGCCAACCGCTCCTTCAGGTAGTACTCGACCGCCTTGACGTCGTGATTGATCCGGCGTTCGATCTCCTTGATCCGGCTTACGTCTGCCGGCCGAAAATCCACGACCCACTGGCGAATTG
This portion of the Acidimicrobiales bacterium genome encodes:
- a CDS encoding cytosine permease, producing MTAAGTSVTPSGDFVDEYGREDEAFKVEHRGIDFIPLADRWATPRDLFGMWLGASVQFEYLVYGAVLMTFGFTFPQAVLLILVGNLSYLLLGICSLQSPQAGTTTFMINRAPFGPNGSRLIALFNWLTQVGFEAEGLILVVFGAMALAVKAGYHPGTPLKILFIVIAACLQTVLPFLGYATVLKVLRVMAIPFVALYVILAILTVGKANPGSIHHGASWQTVMGGLAFVIALTGLGWVESGNDFSRYLAPTARRSSIIGWIFAGAAIPQTLLMLLGAAVATYVQIDSKNPFNSFPHAFSSWFLVPFFVVAIIQLFAINSMDLYSSGVTLQALGLPLKRWNAVLVDTFIGGGITTYAVFSAGFSKLLNDFVAAVIAWIAPWMAIFLVDWILRRRRYAPLELQRTDRASIYWRSGGVHWPAIIAQGAGTAASVLAFNQAFYVGPFANLFGGGGADFSVFTGVAVGGIVYFALAAGTVRREADAQDRLLTG
- the purB gene encoding adenylosuccinate lyase, with protein sequence MTGALSPLDGRYAQQVEAYAKSFSEEALFRQRFAVEVEWFLTLAAEPGIPELPPVAPDQSETIRQWVVDFRPADVSRIKEIERRINHDVKAVEYYLKERLAGIGFGPEAEFVHFGCTSEDINNLAHALMLRHGLETAWLPDAEELVDDVWTAAETTASLPMPSHTHGQPASPTTLGKELAVFAYRWDRQLETIRSTELLGKFNGAVGTYAADQVAYPDLDWIGVSRAFVESFGLAWNPLTTQIEPHDTLAQVFQGISRFNSILIDFCRDVWEYISRGYLQQRPVAGEVGSSTMPHKVNPIDFENAEANAGVSSALLDHLASKLAVSRMQRDLSDSSAIRNMGIAVAHSGLAVRTARRGMSRVSPAPDVMATQLDQQWEVLAEPIQTVMRRYGLPEPYEQLKALTRGVHVTAEDVRAFIANLGLPPEAEKRLLELTPAGYTGLASDLVGLGRGMTARVEDE